A window of Sulfurimonas gotlandica GD1 contains these coding sequences:
- the purT gene encoding formate-dependent phosphoribosylglycinamide formyltransferase, producing MQFSAPLKSNSKKVMLLGSGELGKEVAIEAQRLGLEVVAVDRYQNAPAHHVAHRSYVVNMQDKDALLEIIYREKPDYILPEIEAISIDALFAAEDKGYNVIPNASAVSKTMNRKNIRTFAAEVLGLKTGPYEFVTTEDGLREASKRMGYPCVIKPVMSSSGHGQSVLKCEEDVPKSWEIAKEARGDASELIVEAFVDFDYEITMLTARNGKETVYCEPIGHEQRDGDYVFSWQPMQMSEIAKQKSQEMAKTITDGLGGRGLFGVELFIKGDDVYFSEVSPRPHDTGMVTLITQSQSEFALHLRAVLGLPLGFTFYGDGASAAFKSEKHNFAPVVDVDESLFSDNSFVRVFSKPESHKGRRLAVALVFDKVESALEKARELIKKVSDA from the coding sequence ATGCAATTCTCCGCTCCATTAAAATCAAACTCAAAAAAAGTAATGTTACTAGGTTCAGGTGAACTTGGAAAAGAAGTAGCTATCGAAGCTCAAAGATTAGGTCTTGAAGTCGTAGCCGTTGACAGATACCAAAATGCACCCGCTCATCACGTTGCTCACCGCTCGTATGTTGTAAATATGCAAGATAAAGATGCTCTTTTAGAGATTATTTACCGTGAAAAACCTGATTACATTTTACCTGAGATTGAAGCTATTTCTATAGATGCTTTATTTGCAGCTGAAGATAAAGGTTATAACGTAATACCAAACGCGAGTGCAGTTAGTAAGACTATGAACCGTAAAAATATTCGTACATTCGCAGCAGAAGTTCTTGGACTTAAAACTGGTCCTTATGAGTTTGTAACTACTGAAGATGGACTTAGAGAAGCATCTAAGCGAATGGGTTATCCTTGTGTTATCAAGCCTGTTATGAGTTCTTCTGGTCATGGACAAAGCGTGTTGAAGTGTGAAGAAGATGTTCCTAAGTCTTGGGAAATTGCAAAAGAAGCTCGTGGAGATGCTAGTGAGTTAATCGTTGAAGCATTTGTTGATTTTGATTATGAGATTACAATGCTTACAGCTAGAAACGGAAAAGAAACAGTTTATTGTGAGCCAATTGGTCATGAGCAAAGAGATGGTGACTATGTTTTCTCATGGCAACCAATGCAGATGAGCGAAATCGCAAAACAAAAATCACAAGAGATGGCTAAAACTATAACTGATGGTCTTGGCGGTCGCGGTCTTTTTGGAGTTGAACTATTCATCAAAGGGGACGATGTTTATTTCTCAGAAGTAAGCCCACGTCCACATGATACCGGAATGGTTACTCTTATTACTCAGTCTCAAAGTGAATTTGCTCTGCATCTACGCGCTGTGCTTGGTCTCCCTTTAGGTTTTACATTTTATGGTGATGGCGCATCTGCAGCTTTTAAATCAGAAAAGCATAACTTCGCTCCTGTAGTTGATGTTGATGAGAGCCTCTTTAGTGATAACTCTTTTGTGAGAGTTTTCTCAAAACCAGAATCTCACAAAGGGAGAAGACTTGCAGTAGCACTTGTGTTTGATAAAGTTGAAAGTGCTTTGGAAAAAGCTCGTGAACTGATTAAAAAAGTAAGTGACGCATAA
- a CDS encoding D-2-hydroxyacid dehydrogenase: MPSRKIVLLDALTFGDTDLSSFESLGDVEVYQTTSPGEVLERITDADVIVTNKVVIDDKLMESATSLKLICIAATGMNNIDLEAAKKRNIEVRNVAGYSTDSVIQHTFSMLFYLMAHSRYYDEYVKSGAYSKSPVFTDVSKSFFQIKGKKWGIIGLGSIGRGVANIASAFGAEVSYYSTSGVNRTEDYQRASIDELLKSCDIISIHAPLNEKTNNLLDYEQLLTCKDGAIVLNLGRGGIINEDAIAKIIDEKNISFGLDVLNHEPMLPNHPLSSVKNKDNLYITPHIAWASVEARDTLIASVVENISSLN, from the coding sequence ATGCCGAGTCGTAAGATTGTTTTATTAGATGCGCTTACTTTTGGAGATACGGACTTAAGTTCATTTGAGAGTTTAGGTGATGTTGAAGTTTATCAAACTACATCTCCAGGTGAGGTTCTAGAACGCATAACAGACGCAGATGTTATAGTAACAAACAAAGTAGTTATAGATGATAAGCTTATGGAATCTGCTACGAGTCTAAAACTTATCTGTATTGCTGCTACAGGCATGAACAATATTGACCTAGAAGCTGCGAAAAAGCGAAATATTGAAGTTAGAAATGTAGCTGGATATTCAACTGACTCAGTTATTCAACATACTTTTTCAATGCTTTTTTATCTAATGGCTCACTCTAGATATTATGATGAGTATGTAAAAAGTGGAGCATATTCAAAAAGTCCAGTTTTTACAGATGTGTCAAAATCATTTTTTCAGATCAAAGGTAAAAAGTGGGGAATCATAGGTCTTGGTTCAATCGGTCGTGGTGTTGCAAATATAGCTTCTGCATTTGGCGCGGAAGTTTCTTACTACTCAACTAGTGGAGTAAATAGAACTGAGGACTATCAACGTGCCAGTATAGATGAACTTTTAAAGAGTTGCGATATCATCTCTATTCATGCACCGCTAAACGAGAAAACTAACAATCTTTTAGACTATGAACAGTTGTTAACTTGTAAAGATGGAGCCATAGTTTTAAACCTAGGACGAGGTGGAATCATCAATGAAGACGCTATTGCAAAGATTATTGATGAGAAAAATATATCTTTTGGTTTAGATGTTTTAAATCACGAACCAATGCTCCCTAATCATCCACTATCAAGTGTGAAGAACAAAGATAATCTTTATATTACTCCTCATATCGCTTGGGCATCAGTTGAAGCTAGAGATACTCTTATCGCATCAGTTGTTGAGAATATTTCATCACTGAATTAG
- a CDS encoding YqaA family protein — MFPFSSEVAFVAALANDMPVLNAMVFASSGNVLAIIVNYWLGFWLYEKTKNKLSSSKTGTKSLEYGHKHGYFILLFTWLPVIGDPLTLVAGVLRLKFVWFLIVAGSLRIARYYFLTLVV; from the coding sequence ATCTTTCCTTTTTCATCTGAAGTAGCATTTGTTGCTGCTTTGGCAAATGATATGCCTGTTTTAAATGCAATGGTTTTTGCATCAAGCGGGAATGTGTTAGCTATCATAGTAAACTACTGGCTAGGGTTCTGGCTTTATGAGAAAACTAAAAACAAACTTTCATCTTCAAAAACCGGAACAAAGAGTTTAGAGTATGGACATAAGCATGGATATTTTATACTTTTGTTTACATGGCTTCCTGTCATAGGAGACCCGCTAACACTAGTTGCAGGTGTTCTTAGACTCAAGTTTGTTTGGTTTCTTATAGTAGCCGGTAGCCTAAGAATTGCAAGGTATTACTTTCTAACTCTTGTGGTATAA